The Acinetobacter sp. SAAs474 genome includes a region encoding these proteins:
- a CDS encoding endonuclease III domain-containing protein, protein MTTNPEKISKIYLILSQTYEIFENTDDPWMTNGLSSNPFKSLVSVCLSTMTTTSRVVKACVPLYEKVSTFEELLKLEDEELREIIKPVAHYNRKTKNLKVMAHQIITKFNGEIPSNKKDLLSLQGVGPKVADIMMNFVFDTPSIAVDTHILRLLNRLGIVKTSSAEIAAETINTITPIEFKKHAHEWLIQHGMKVCHARKPKCEECVICNYCSYKTIG, encoded by the coding sequence ATGACTACAAATCCAGAAAAAATTTCGAAAATTTACTTAATCTTAAGCCAGACCTATGAAATTTTCGAGAATACAGATGATCCATGGATGACCAATGGATTATCAAGCAATCCTTTTAAAAGCCTGGTTTCTGTCTGCTTATCAACTATGACTACGACTAGCAGAGTTGTAAAAGCATGCGTTCCGTTATATGAAAAGGTATCAACATTTGAGGAACTATTAAAACTAGAGGATGAAGAATTAAGAGAAATAATTAAACCTGTAGCACATTACAATCGTAAAACTAAAAACCTAAAAGTTATGGCTCATCAGATTATTACTAAGTTTAATGGTGAGATACCAAGCAACAAAAAAGACTTACTCTCATTGCAAGGAGTTGGGCCAAAGGTTGCAGATATTATGATGAATTTTGTATTCGACACCCCTAGTATCGCTGTAGATACGCACATTTTAAGACTACTAAATAGGCTAGGTATCGTGAAAACATCTTCGGCTGAAATTGCAGCTGAGACTATAAATACCATCACACCAATTGAATTTAAAAAGCATGCTCACGAATGGTTAATTCAACATGGCATGAAAGTATGTCATGCAAGAAAACCTAAATGTGAAGAATGTGTCATATGTAATTATTGTTCTTATAAAACCATCGGATGA
- a CDS encoding type II toxin-antitoxin system RelE/ParE family toxin: MWIVITTDLFNEWLEQQDESTQEKVLAALVVLQQQGPSLGRPLVDTVYDSKFTNMKELRVQHRGKPLRAFFAFDPLRQAIVLCIGDKSGKKRFYTEMLAIADEQYELHLSTLGDQLDG, encoded by the coding sequence ATGTGGATAGTCATTACGACAGATCTATTTAATGAATGGCTTGAACAGCAAGATGAATCGACACAAGAGAAGGTCTTAGCTGCTTTGGTTGTTCTGCAACAACAGGGACCGAGCTTAGGCCGCCCTTTAGTAGATACCGTGTATGACTCTAAATTTACCAACATGAAAGAGCTTCGTGTTCAACATCGTGGTAAACCACTCCGGGCTTTTTTTGCATTTGATCCTTTACGTCAGGCTATTGTGCTATGTATCGGAGATAAAAGTGGTAAAAAGCGTTTTTATACAGAGATGTTAGCAATTGCAGATGAGCAATACGAACTTCATCTCTCAACTTTAGGAGATCAATTAGATGGCTAA
- a CDS encoding helix-turn-helix domain-containing protein — protein sequence MAKTLQELLASRSPESQTRIQQMADELLLKNQLYLIREELEISQKELAETLGIKQPSLSAIENRGNDLKISTMKKYVEAMGGKLRIDVELPTGKHIGFNV from the coding sequence ATGGCTAAGACCCTACAAGAATTATTAGCTAGTCGCTCTCCAGAGAGCCAAACTCGTATTCAACAAATGGCTGATGAATTGTTATTGAAAAATCAGCTTTATTTGATTCGTGAAGAATTAGAGATTTCTCAAAAAGAATTGGCTGAAACCCTTGGTATTAAACAACCTTCTCTTTCAGCAATTGAAAATCGTGGGAATGATCTTAAGATTTCAACCATGAAAAAGTATGTCGAAGCAATGGGCGGAAAACTGCGTATTGATGTAGAGCTTCCAACAGGAAAGCATATAGGATTCAATGTATAG
- the hdeA gene encoding acid-activated periplasmic chaperone HdeA, protein MKKLSIAILSFIALTPMFSNAAPSKKPVNKWTCEDFLMIDQKFQPTAIGVNIALNMNNKGVENQVINMQGIDTVTPIVVRECTKNKKQSFKQVLAKEWNKIK, encoded by the coding sequence ATGAAAAAGCTATCGATTGCTATCCTATCTTTTATCGCATTAACACCAATGTTCTCAAATGCTGCTCCTTCAAAGAAACCAGTCAATAAATGGACATGTGAGGACTTCTTAATGATTGATCAAAAATTTCAGCCAACAGCTATTGGAGTCAATATTGCTTTAAATATGAATAATAAAGGGGTAGAAAATCAAGTTATCAATATGCAAGGTATTGATACAGTTACACCTATTGTTGTTCGGGAATGTACTAAAAATAAAAAGCAAAGTTTTAAACAAGTATTAGCTAAAGAGTGGAACAAAATTAAATAA